The genomic window CGTGGCAGTGCGTGCTCAAGACGGCTTTGTCCATGTTGGGCACTCGGTCGCGCAACATCTTGAAGCGGTCGTAGATTTCGCCGGGCGTGGTGTAGCCCACCGTGTCCGGCACGTTGATCGTGGTCGCTCCCGCATCGATGGCGGCTTCAACCACGCGGCACAAGAAATCATGCTCGGTCCGGCAAGCGTCCTCGGGCGAGAACTCCACATCGTCGCAGTGTGAGGCGGCGCGGCGGACACCGGCGACGGCGCGTTCGACGATCTCGTCGGGTGTCATTCGCAACTTAAATTCTCGGTGGATGGCGCTGGTGGCCAAGAACACATGGATGCGAGCTTGCGGGGCAGTCTTCAAAGCCTCCCAGGCACGGTCGATGTCCTTTTCCGCACAACGAGCCAAACCGCAGATGGTCGCCCCGCGAATCGTGGTCGCAATTTGCTTGACCGATTCAAAATCGCCCGGTGAAGCGATGGGGAAACCGGCTTCGATGATGTCCACGCCCAAATCGACCAGAGCCGATGCGACCTCGAGTTTCTCCGCCAAGTTCATGCTGGCACCGGGCGATTGCTCGCCGTCACGCAGCGTGGTGTCGAAGATCCGAATTTGGCGGTTGGTTTCAGTCATGGCATCTGGGTTCGGTTGGTCACTCATGGGACTACAAACTGGAATGGGAAAAGATAAACCTCGGAGCCCCGAAGTCGCACCCACCGCAGACCCAATCGGGCACAAAAAAACCCGAGTCGCGGTCAGTGCGGCCCGGGCAAATTCAATTCGGTGAAGTTGAGACGACTGTCGTTATGCGTCCACCAAGAATCCGCTCAGGCCGTTCGCTAGAAGGCCGAGGTCGAGATTCAGGAGGAGGCTAAGTCGTCCGCTCATGCCAAGACGATAGTCAGACGACGACGTCGGGGTCAAGGGTTGTGGGAGGGGAAAGGCTAAAGGGGAGCAGGGCCACAGGGAGGCAGGTGGTGTGCGTGAGGCTGGGTTGTGCTCTCGAGATTGTCGCGGATCGCTCCGCCGGTCCGCGTTCTTTCTCAACCCTACTCGTAGGTTGGCCACTCCTGGCCGACGCGCGCTTGGCCCATGGCAAACGCGCGTAGGAGACGCCGTCCGCTGGAGGACCTCGCAGCCACGTGCTTGCGCGACATGGCTGGTACTGGAGGCTCTCGCCATGCTGCAGCACCAATTTCTCCATTTTGCCCAACTGGGTTCACCGTCGCAGGTGACCAGGGGCGAGATGCGGGCTGGGAAGAAAAATTCGGTTCCCGACAAGTTTTCCACGACCGTCACTGCTCTTCGTCAGAGATTCACTAACTCTTCACCAGAGCTGGCTTTACGTCGGCCCTGAGGAGCCCAAAACGGTGTGGGGTTCATTTTGAGAGTCGCGCGCAAATCGAATCACGGGCGTGATTTAGGGCGGATCAAAAATCTTGATTGACACTTTCGAAGGAACCTCTAACATTCCGCACCGGTCGCCCACATGTAGTGCCTCAACGGCATGGAAACCACTACCGGTAGTGATAGCAAATCATTTTGCATCGATTTTGCGGGTCAAAGATCCGATATCGACCCTAGTCTCACTCAGTTGGTGGTTTTCGCTCACGGAAGAAGCACTCATCCGCGACTGGACCGCTCTTATTTTCAATTCGACGGGATCGGTTGTTTCGCGAGGACCGCGAAAGAGCAACATCCGGTGCACCGTCCACGGACGATCTCTTTAAGGAGTTTGTGACACGCTATGTCCACTGTTCTGCCCGAGTCGAACGCGACCTCCCGCACCCCCGCCAACGATCCCGCATTGGAAAAAGTCGACTCCGAGCACGGCGTCGAATACGCTCGCGGAAAGTTTGGGACGGCCTTGCGAGGCGATCGCGCCGGTTTGAAGTTCGAGGCAACTTTCTGCCCGGATGACGGACGCACGCCCTTTGCCACGACGAGCTGGGACCTGCGTTCGGCAGCCATCAAAGACGAATCGGGGAACGCCCTGTTCGAGCAAACCGACTGCGAAGTCCCCTCTTCGTGGAGCCAATTGGCAACCAACGTCGTTGTCTCGAAGTATTTCTACGGCGACCCCAGGAACCCACAGGAACGCGAACGCAGCGTCCGCCAACTCGTTCACCGCGTGACTCGCACGATCAGCGACTGGGGCCTGGCCGACGGTTACTTTGACACCCCCGAAGACGGCGAACGTTTCTATCGTGATTTGACTTGGTTGTGTCTGCACCAGCACGGTGCGTTCAACAGCCCCGTGTGGTTCAACGTTGGTCTGCATGCGCAGTACGACGTCGAAGGCGACATGTGCAACTGGCACTGGGACCGCACGCAAAACACGACGGCGCAGCCCGACAACCCTTACGAGTATCCACAAGGCTCCGCGTGCTTCATCCAGTCGGTCGACGACAACATGGAAGACATCATGCGTCTGGCGTGCAGCGAGGCGATGTTGTTCAAGTTCGGCAGCGGCACCGGAACCGACCTTTCGACCATCCGCAGCCAACGTGAAAAACTGTCCGGCGGCGGCACGCCATCGGGACCGTTGTCGTTCATGCGAGTGTATGACTCGATCGCCGGCGTGGTGAAGTCCGGCGGCAAGACTCGTCGTGCGGCGAAGATGCAATCGCTCAAAGTTTGGCACCCAGACATTCTCGAGTTCATCGAGTGCAAATGGGCGGAGGAAAAGAAGGCTCACGCGTTGATCCGCGAAGGCTACGATTCGAACTTCAATGGCGAAGCCTACGCCAGCGTTTGTTTCCAAAACGCCAACCTGTCGGTTCGTTTGACGGACGACTACATGGACGCCGTTCGCAAAGGCGAATCGTTCCAAACCCGCTGGGTCACGGACAAACCTGAAACCGAGCCACCAAGCTACGACGCCAAAGAGTTGCTCAACAAGATGGCCGAGTGTGCATGGCACTGCGGCGACCCCGGCGTGCAGTACGACACGACGATCAACAAGTGGCACACGTGCCCCAACAGCGGTGCGATCAACGCGTCGAACCCCTGTTCGGAATACATGTTCCTGGACGACACGGCTTGCAACCTGGCCAGCATCAACTTGATGAAGTTCGTTCAACCCGATGGATCGTTTGATCACAAACGTTTCCGCTCGGCTTGCCGTACGTTCTTCATTGCCCAGGAAATCCTGGTCGACCACGCCAGCTATCCCACCGAGCCCATCGCTCGCAACAGCCACAAATTCCGTCCGTTGGGATTGGGCTATTCGAACTTGGGCAGCGTGATCATGACGGCTGGGTTGCCTTACGACAGCGACGCGGCCCGCGGCATGTGCGGTTCGTTGACCTCGTTGTTGCACGGCGAAGCCAACCGCACCAGCGCGGAATTGGCCAGCGTTGTCGGGACGTTCGACGGTTACGCCGAGAACGAAGCTCCCATGCTTCGCGTGATGCAAATGCACCGTGACGCTTGCGAAGAAATCAACGACGACGGTCCAGCCGAGCTGAAAGAAGCCGCTCGCGAATTGTGGGACGGTGTGTTGGAAATCGGCGAGAAGTACGGTTTCCGCAACGCTCAAGCCACCGTGTTGGCACCCACCGGCACCATCAGCTTCATGATGGATTGCGATACGACCGGCATCGAGCCAGACATCGCATTGGTGAAGTACAAGCAACTCGCCGGTGGTGGGATGCTGAAGATCGTCAACCAAACCGTCAAACTCGGTTTGAAGACGCTCGATTACGATGCCGACACGATCGAAGAAATTCTGAAGTATGTGGACGCCAACGACACGATCGAAGGGGCTCCTGGTTTGAAAGACGAACACCTGGCTGTGTTCGATTGTGCTTTCAAACCTGCCAACGGCGTTCGCAGTATCTCCTGGCGTGCTCACATCACCATGATGGCAGCGGCACAACCGTTCCTGTCGGGTGCGATCAGCAAGACCGTCAACATGCCGACCGATGTGACTCCGCAAGACATCGCGGACGCTTACTTCTGGGGCTGGGAATTGGGACTGAAAGCCATCGCGATTTACCGCGACGGCAGCAAGCAGTCGCAGCCGCTGAACACGAAGTCGGACGAGAAGAAAGGCGAGGAAGCTTCCGCTGCAACGCAAGTCGAAACCGTCGAGAAGATTGTCTACAAACCTCGGCGTGAGCGTTTGCCCGACACGCGTCAAAGTTTGACCCACAAGTTCAGCATCGCTGGGCACGAAGGTTACTTGTGCGTGGGTCTGTATCCCGATGGTCGTCCCGGCGAAATGTTCATCACGATGGCCAAAGAAGGTTCGACCATCGGCGGCATCATGGACAGTTTCGGCACCGCACTTTCGATCGCGATGCAGTACGGCGTGCCATTGGAAGTCATCGTCAACAAGTTCAGTCACACGCGTTTCGAACCGATGGGGCACACGTCCAACAAGGACATTCGCATCGCAAAGAGTGTGGTCGACTACATCGCTCGTTGGTTGGGGCTGACGTTCATGTCGGGCAACGACCAGTACCCCGGCAGCGACAACGGTTCGCAATCCGCGGGCAATGGTCCGGATCTAACCAAGGCTCCCTCCGGTGCAACGTCGA from Rhodopirellula halodulae includes these protein-coding regions:
- a CDS encoding vitamin B12-dependent ribonucleotide reductase; the encoded protein is MSTVLPESNATSRTPANDPALEKVDSEHGVEYARGKFGTALRGDRAGLKFEATFCPDDGRTPFATTSWDLRSAAIKDESGNALFEQTDCEVPSSWSQLATNVVVSKYFYGDPRNPQERERSVRQLVHRVTRTISDWGLADGYFDTPEDGERFYRDLTWLCLHQHGAFNSPVWFNVGLHAQYDVEGDMCNWHWDRTQNTTAQPDNPYEYPQGSACFIQSVDDNMEDIMRLACSEAMLFKFGSGTGTDLSTIRSQREKLSGGGTPSGPLSFMRVYDSIAGVVKSGGKTRRAAKMQSLKVWHPDILEFIECKWAEEKKAHALIREGYDSNFNGEAYASVCFQNANLSVRLTDDYMDAVRKGESFQTRWVTDKPETEPPSYDAKELLNKMAECAWHCGDPGVQYDTTINKWHTCPNSGAINASNPCSEYMFLDDTACNLASINLMKFVQPDGSFDHKRFRSACRTFFIAQEILVDHASYPTEPIARNSHKFRPLGLGYSNLGSVIMTAGLPYDSDAARGMCGSLTSLLHGEANRTSAELASVVGTFDGYAENEAPMLRVMQMHRDACEEINDDGPAELKEAARELWDGVLEIGEKYGFRNAQATVLAPTGTISFMMDCDTTGIEPDIALVKYKQLAGGGMLKIVNQTVKLGLKTLDYDADTIEEILKYVDANDTIEGAPGLKDEHLAVFDCAFKPANGVRSISWRAHITMMAAAQPFLSGAISKTVNMPTDVTPQDIADAYFWGWELGLKAIAIYRDGSKQSQPLNTKSDEKKGEEASAATQVETVEKIVYKPRRERLPDTRQSLTHKFSIAGHEGYLCVGLYPDGRPGEMFITMAKEGSTIGGIMDSFGTALSIAMQYGVPLEVIVNKFSHTRFEPMGHTSNKDIRIAKSVVDYIARWLGLTFMSGNDQYPGSDNGSQSAGNGPDLTKAPSGATSTNNSPVMAELRADAGAAVALVERATLLASLQNGTSNGHSNGHAANGSANGASGGATAEKATDGLGGQADQFSRFQTDAPSCDNCGSITVRNGNCYLCHNCGNSMGCS